In the Limanda limanda chromosome 1, fLimLim1.1, whole genome shotgun sequence genome, one interval contains:
- the tcf7l1a gene encoding transcription factor 7-like 1-A isoform X1 has translation MPQLPGGDELGASDELIRFKDEGEQEDKRNRSGTDLDELKSSLVNESETTSSSDSEADRRPQLRHDLENRLRHNQLFEDALRRQQDGALFQPSPYVGYPFFMIPDLGNLCSPYLANAGLPTSARTYLPFQWPLLDVPGRATIRDSATPTQLSNSVPVVQHPHMTHLHPLLSYSPEAFSPQRASPGFSPDAGVSRSPHSACYPVSPGAMTPIPHLFDWLQRQPMYPMGGGFTPAALSSLVSSGFSPRLVPNPQSSVPHPAIVPAGGEQQPGCSSQPSRKSMPEAQQEKEEEKKPHIKKPLNAFMLYMREERPKVVAQCNVKESATINQILGQRWHSLSKEDQSKFYELARQERLLHSKLYPGWSARDNYGKKKKRKRTKSETQFEAPAADDDFSPQMKRPREETPHALLPHPPPQTAHTHTRPHTVSHLTHTHLSQASPASSLDSPATPTTALASPAAPAPTHTEHTHSSHGAGHMSPYAEQLQPLSLTTRPHRPSLPLSRGVVTSGPSTPSSTSSDTPTPSPLMAASRSSPLPPHLHTQPFLVPPPTSAHQSAASAPGALTQSQPFSLRRTNQL, from the exons ATGCCGCAGCTGCCCGGGGGAGACGAGCTGGGAGCCAGCGACGAGCTGATCCGCTTCAAGGACGAGGGCGAGCAGGAGGACAAGAGGAACCGGTCCGGGACAGACCTGGACGAGCTCAAGTCCTCCCTGGTCAACGAGTCCGAGACCACCAGCAGCTCCGACTCCGAG gcagACAGACGGCCCCAGCTCCGCCATGATCTGGAGAACAGGCTCAGACacaatcagctgtttgaagatg CTCTGAGGCGGCAGCAGGACGGAGCTCTCTTCCAGCCCTCGCCCTATGTGGGATATCCCTTCTTCATGATCCCAGACCTCGGGAACCTCTGCAGTCCCTACCTCGCCAACGCAGGCCTCCCGACCAGCGCCCGGACG tACCTGCCGTTCCAGTGGCCTCTGCTGGACGTCCCTGGAAGAGCAACCATCAGAGACTCTGCTACTCCTACACAACTG TCTAACAGTGTACCTGTAGTGCAGCACCCCCACATGACCCACCTCCACCCGCTGCTGTCCTACAGTCCCGAGGCCTTCTCCCCTCAGAGGGCCTCACCCGGCTTCTCTCCTGACGCAG GTGTGTCGAGGTCgcctcactctgcctgttaCCCTGTCTCTCCTGGAGCCATGACTCCCATCCCTCACCTGTTTGATTGGCt gCAGCGACAGCCCATGTATCCCATGGGAGGAGGGTTCACACCTGCTGCTCTCTCCAG tcTGGTGTCGAGTGGGTTCTCTCCACGCTTGGTGCCGAACCCCCAGTCGTCCGTCCCCCACCCGGCCATCGTGCCCGCGGGGGGGGAGCAGCAGCCTGGATGCAGCAGCCAGCCCAG CAGGAAGTCGATGCCTGAAGctcagcaggagaaggaggaggagaagaagcctCACATCAAGAAGCCACTGAACGCCTTCATGCTCTACATGAGGGAGGAGCGACCCAAGGTGGTGGCTCAGTGCAACGTGAAGGAGAGCGCCACCATCAACCAGATCCTGGGACAGCGG TGGCACTCGCTGTCGAAAGAGGACCAGAGTAAGTTCTATGAGCTGGCTCGTCAGGAGCGCCTCCTCCACTCCAAGCTGTACCCGGGCTGGTCGGCCAGAGACAACTAC ggtaaaaagaagaagaggaagaggacgaagagcGAGACGCAGTTTGAAG ctcCTGCAGCCGACGACGACTTCTCTCCTCAGATGAAGCGACCTCGCGAGGAGACGCCACACGCCCtgctcccccacccccccccacagactgcccacacacacacccgcccTCACACCGTCTCACacctgacgcacacacacctctcccaGGCCAGCCCCGCCTCCTCGCTGGACTCCCCGGCCACGCCCACCACGGCGCTGGCCTCGCCCGCCGCTCCCGCCCCGACGCACACCGAGCACACGCACTCCTCCCACGGCGCCGGTCACATGTCTCCGTACGCCGAGCAGCTGCAGCCGCTGTCCCTCACCACCAGGCCGCACCGGCCCTCCCTCCCGCTGAGCCGCGGCGTGGTCACCTCCGGACCCTCCACGccgtcctccacctcctccgacacgcccaccccctcccccctcatGGCTGCCTCCAGGAGCTCACCCCTTCCCCCCCACCTGCACACGCAGCCGTTCCTGGTCCCGCCTCCTACCTCCGCTCACCAATCAGCAGCGAGCGCTCCCGGTGCCTTAACTCAGTCGCAGCCGTTCTCGCTCAGGAGAACCAATCAGCTGTGA
- the tcf7l1a gene encoding transcription factor 7-like 1-A isoform X2, producing the protein MPQLPGGDELGASDELIRFKDEGEQEDKRNRSGTDLDELKSSLVNESETTSSSDSEADRRPQLRHDLENRLRHNQLFEDALRRQQDGALFQPSPYVGYPFFMIPDLGNLCSPYLANAGLPTSARTYLPFQWPLLDVPGRATIRDSATPTQLSNSVPVVQHPHMTHLHPLLSYSPEAFSPQRASPGFSPDAGVSRSPHSACYPVSPGAMTPIPHLFDWLQRQPMYPMGGGFTPAALSSLVSSGFSPRLVPNPQSSVPHPAIVPAGGEQQPGCSSQPRKSMPEAQQEKEEEKKPHIKKPLNAFMLYMREERPKVVAQCNVKESATINQILGQRWHSLSKEDQSKFYELARQERLLHSKLYPGWSARDNYGKKKKRKRTKSETQFEAPAADDDFSPQMKRPREETPHALLPHPPPQTAHTHTRPHTVSHLTHTHLSQASPASSLDSPATPTTALASPAAPAPTHTEHTHSSHGAGHMSPYAEQLQPLSLTTRPHRPSLPLSRGVVTSGPSTPSSTSSDTPTPSPLMAASRSSPLPPHLHTQPFLVPPPTSAHQSAASAPGALTQSQPFSLRRTNQL; encoded by the exons ATGCCGCAGCTGCCCGGGGGAGACGAGCTGGGAGCCAGCGACGAGCTGATCCGCTTCAAGGACGAGGGCGAGCAGGAGGACAAGAGGAACCGGTCCGGGACAGACCTGGACGAGCTCAAGTCCTCCCTGGTCAACGAGTCCGAGACCACCAGCAGCTCCGACTCCGAG gcagACAGACGGCCCCAGCTCCGCCATGATCTGGAGAACAGGCTCAGACacaatcagctgtttgaagatg CTCTGAGGCGGCAGCAGGACGGAGCTCTCTTCCAGCCCTCGCCCTATGTGGGATATCCCTTCTTCATGATCCCAGACCTCGGGAACCTCTGCAGTCCCTACCTCGCCAACGCAGGCCTCCCGACCAGCGCCCGGACG tACCTGCCGTTCCAGTGGCCTCTGCTGGACGTCCCTGGAAGAGCAACCATCAGAGACTCTGCTACTCCTACACAACTG TCTAACAGTGTACCTGTAGTGCAGCACCCCCACATGACCCACCTCCACCCGCTGCTGTCCTACAGTCCCGAGGCCTTCTCCCCTCAGAGGGCCTCACCCGGCTTCTCTCCTGACGCAG GTGTGTCGAGGTCgcctcactctgcctgttaCCCTGTCTCTCCTGGAGCCATGACTCCCATCCCTCACCTGTTTGATTGGCt gCAGCGACAGCCCATGTATCCCATGGGAGGAGGGTTCACACCTGCTGCTCTCTCCAG tcTGGTGTCGAGTGGGTTCTCTCCACGCTTGGTGCCGAACCCCCAGTCGTCCGTCCCCCACCCGGCCATCGTGCCCGCGGGGGGGGAGCAGCAGCCTGGATGCAGCAGCCAGCCCAG GAAGTCGATGCCTGAAGctcagcaggagaaggaggaggagaagaagcctCACATCAAGAAGCCACTGAACGCCTTCATGCTCTACATGAGGGAGGAGCGACCCAAGGTGGTGGCTCAGTGCAACGTGAAGGAGAGCGCCACCATCAACCAGATCCTGGGACAGCGG TGGCACTCGCTGTCGAAAGAGGACCAGAGTAAGTTCTATGAGCTGGCTCGTCAGGAGCGCCTCCTCCACTCCAAGCTGTACCCGGGCTGGTCGGCCAGAGACAACTAC ggtaaaaagaagaagaggaagaggacgaagagcGAGACGCAGTTTGAAG ctcCTGCAGCCGACGACGACTTCTCTCCTCAGATGAAGCGACCTCGCGAGGAGACGCCACACGCCCtgctcccccacccccccccacagactgcccacacacacacccgcccTCACACCGTCTCACacctgacgcacacacacctctcccaGGCCAGCCCCGCCTCCTCGCTGGACTCCCCGGCCACGCCCACCACGGCGCTGGCCTCGCCCGCCGCTCCCGCCCCGACGCACACCGAGCACACGCACTCCTCCCACGGCGCCGGTCACATGTCTCCGTACGCCGAGCAGCTGCAGCCGCTGTCCCTCACCACCAGGCCGCACCGGCCCTCCCTCCCGCTGAGCCGCGGCGTGGTCACCTCCGGACCCTCCACGccgtcctccacctcctccgacacgcccaccccctcccccctcatGGCTGCCTCCAGGAGCTCACCCCTTCCCCCCCACCTGCACACGCAGCCGTTCCTGGTCCCGCCTCCTACCTCCGCTCACCAATCAGCAGCGAGCGCTCCCGGTGCCTTAACTCAGTCGCAGCCGTTCTCGCTCAGGAGAACCAATCAGCTGTGA